The Halanaerobiaceae bacterium ANBcell28 nucleotide sequence TAAGTATTAGTCTAGGTTCGAGTAAAAGGGACCATCAAGTACAAACTAATTTTTTAGGAGAAGAGTTTATTATTGAAAGGCGAGGGACTGATGGTAATAAAGAAAAAGCGATACAATTATTTAAAGAACTTGATGGTGAGTATGATGCTTTTGGAATTGGAGGTATTGACTTATATATATATGCTAATAATAGACAGTATACTTTTCGTGTTGCTGAAAAAATAATTGAAGGTGTTAAAAAAACACCAGTAGTGGACGGAAGTGGCTTAAAAAACACTTTAGAGCGAAAGACAATAGATTATTTAGATAAAGAAATAGGTATAGATTTTTGCAATAAGAAAGTCTTAATGGTATCAGCTTTAGATAGATTTGGTATGGCTGAAGAGCTTGTAAATAAAGGAGCTGATGTTGTTTTTGGGGATCTTATTTTTGCTTTAGGACTTCCATTTAAAATAAAGTCTTTAAAAAAACTTGGTGTTTTGACTAAATTATTTGCTCCTATCATAACAAAATTGCCATTTGAATGGTTATATCCAACAGGAAATAAACAAGAAAAAGAAAACAATAAATATCCAAAATACATAAATTATTA carries:
- a CDS encoding quinate 5-dehydrogenase; amino-acid sequence: MKKIISISLGSSKRDHQVQTNFLGEEFIIERRGTDGNKEKAIQLFKELDGEYDAFGIGGIDLYIYANNRQYTFRVAEKIIEGVKKTPVVDGSGLKNTLERKTIDYLDKEIGIDFCNKKVLMVSALDRFGMAEELVNKGADVVFGDLIFALGLPFKIKSLKKLGVLTKLFAPIITKLPFEWLYPTGNKQEKENNKYPKYINYYQEADIIAGDYHLIRKYLPENIDKKIIITNTLTKENIDLFIKRGVSMIVTSTPEINGRSFGTNVIEGVLVALMKSNKLSEEDFFELLDKLNFRPRIIVNDKKAVC